One Nitrospirota bacterium genomic region harbors:
- a CDS encoding DUF1016 family protein: protein MGTKQEKWDFAALVNVIQQAHDSLMVKEKVRTASAQFKLTAKNIAGKLSYSHLEQLVIIKDPGQRAFYESECIRGAWSVRELKRQIGTLYYERSGLSEDKARLVKLVQADAHKTEPRLAVRDPYVFEFLGIKPREVMGESELEDAILDKLQEFLLEMGHGFCFEARQKRILIGRTHGFVDLVFYHRVLKCHVLVELKVAAFTHEHLGQLNTYVNWYRKNMMTEGDNPPVGLLLCTDKDHALVEYALAGMDNHLFVSKYQLELPKKEDVQRFIEEQVREAEDAR from the coding sequence ATGGGGACTAAGCAGGAAAAATGGGACTTCGCGGCTCTTGTTAACGTTATCCAGCAGGCTCATGATAGTCTAATGGTGAAAGAAAAAGTGCGGACAGCGTCCGCACAATTCAAACTCACAGCGAAAAATATTGCCGGCAAACTCTCCTACAGCCACCTGGAACAACTTGTCATCATTAAAGACCCAGGCCAGCGCGCCTTCTATGAATCTGAGTGCATCCGTGGCGCATGGTCAGTACGCGAGCTTAAACGCCAGATAGGCACTCTTTATTACGAACGTTCCGGCCTGTCGGAGGACAAAGCCAGGCTGGTCAAATTGGTGCAAGCCGACGCGCATAAAACAGAGCCGCGCCTTGCCGTCCGCGATCCGTATGTTTTCGAGTTTCTCGGAATCAAACCGCGAGAGGTCATGGGTGAATCCGAATTGGAGGACGCCATCCTCGACAAGTTGCAGGAATTTCTGCTGGAAATGGGCCACGGTTTCTGTTTTGAAGCGCGGCAAAAGCGCATTCTCATTGGCAGAACTCACGGTTTTGTAGACCTGGTGTTTTATCACCGAGTCCTCAAGTGCCATGTGCTCGTGGAATTGAAGGTTGCGGCTTTCACGCATGAACACCTCGGCCAGCTCAACACTTACGTTAATTGGTATCGTAAAAACATGATGACGGAGGGAGATAACCCGCCTGTCGGTCTCCTGCTATGCACAGACAAAGACCATGCGCTTGTCGAATACGCTCTGGCTGGTATGGACAACCACCTTTTCGTCTCCAAGTATCAACTTGAACTGCCAAAGAAGGAGGATGTCCAACGTTTCATTGAAGAACAGGTAAGGGAAGCTGAAGATGCGCGTTGA